A region from the Cryptosporangium arvum DSM 44712 genome encodes:
- a CDS encoding darcynin family protein — translation MSTAPTESPVTAFMLVKTTPEWLAMTVAERVRAFTTDVVPVIEARTRGVRSRFYDTEFYSARVTDIWVWEADDHDAYRLLIDALRETPFWDRYFEVVELLVGVENGYARTYDLPPAATLAT, via the coding sequence ATGTCCACTGCCCCTACCGAGTCCCCGGTCACCGCGTTCATGTTGGTGAAGACGACCCCGGAGTGGCTCGCGATGACCGTGGCCGAACGTGTCCGGGCCTTCACCACCGACGTCGTCCCGGTGATCGAGGCCAGGACCCGCGGTGTCCGCTCCCGCTTCTACGACACCGAGTTCTACTCGGCCCGGGTCACCGACATCTGGGTCTGGGAGGCCGACGACCACGACGCCTACCGCCTCCTGATCGACGCGCTGCGCGAGACGCCGTTCTGGGACCGCTACTTCGAGGTGGTGGAGTTGCTGGTGGGCGTCGAGAACGGCTACGCCCGCACCTACGACCTCCCACCGGCCGCCACCCTCGCCACCTGA
- a CDS encoding SAM-dependent methyltransferase: protein MPLDGKLPDIDTSVAHPARRYNYWLGGKDNFAADRESGDAIAAAFPGMVIAARENRKFLRRAVRFLAADAGLRQFLDVGTGIPTTPNLHEVAQDVDPSARVVYVDNDPIVLAHANALLTGTDQGVTTYVDADVRDPARILAEARETLDFDRPIGLTLLAIMHFVPDADGAHTHVAELVDALPPGSYLALTHATGDFIPPEVVAEMAKRDARSKSPVVDRDRAAFARFFDGLELVEPGIVTVARWREDTEDGDRPADETVSLYGAVARKP from the coding sequence ATGCCGCTGGACGGGAAACTGCCGGACATCGACACGTCGGTGGCGCACCCCGCCCGGCGGTACAACTACTGGCTGGGCGGCAAGGACAACTTCGCGGCCGACCGGGAATCCGGTGACGCGATCGCCGCGGCGTTCCCGGGCATGGTGATCGCGGCCCGGGAGAACCGGAAGTTCCTGCGTCGCGCGGTCCGGTTCCTCGCCGCCGACGCCGGCCTGCGCCAGTTCCTCGACGTCGGCACCGGGATTCCGACCACGCCGAACCTGCACGAGGTGGCGCAGGACGTCGACCCGTCGGCCCGGGTCGTCTACGTCGACAACGACCCGATCGTCCTGGCGCACGCGAACGCGTTGTTGACCGGCACCGACCAGGGCGTGACGACGTACGTCGACGCCGACGTCCGCGACCCGGCCCGGATCCTCGCCGAGGCGCGCGAGACGCTGGACTTCGACCGGCCGATCGGGCTGACCCTGCTGGCGATCATGCACTTCGTCCCCGACGCCGACGGAGCCCACACGCACGTCGCCGAGCTCGTCGACGCGCTGCCGCCGGGCAGCTACCTGGCCCTGACCCACGCCACCGGCGACTTCATCCCGCCGGAGGTCGTCGCCGAGATGGCCAAGCGGGACGCCCGGTCGAAGTCGCCGGTGGTGGATCGGGACCGGGCGGCGTTCGCCCGGTTCTTCGACGGCCTGGAGCTGGTCGAGCCCGGCATCGTGACGGTGGCCCGCTGGCGCGAGGACACCGAGGACGGCGACCGGCCGGCCGACGAGACGGTGTCCCTCTACGGCGCGGTCGCCCGCAAACCCTAG
- a CDS encoding SRPBCC domain-containing protein, producing MEYGEIAREIYVDASPEVVFDVVSSPQHLARWWPDAARFEPAPGAIGEITFGDPGAGGKAVPFTVVDAVPPRTFSFRWAHPADRPATERNSLLVTFDLRPSGAGTVLAFRETGFREQGWEAAVLEQQYREHVTGWDHFLPRLAPYAVTLQVRP from the coding sequence ATGGAGTACGGAGAGATCGCCCGCGAGATCTACGTCGACGCGTCGCCCGAGGTCGTGTTCGACGTGGTGAGCAGCCCGCAGCACCTGGCGCGGTGGTGGCCGGACGCCGCCCGGTTCGAGCCGGCGCCCGGCGCGATCGGTGAGATCACCTTCGGCGACCCCGGCGCCGGGGGCAAGGCGGTGCCGTTCACCGTGGTCGACGCGGTGCCGCCACGCACCTTCTCGTTCCGGTGGGCGCATCCGGCCGACCGGCCCGCGACCGAGCGCAACTCGCTGCTGGTCACGTTCGACCTGCGGCCGTCCGGGGCGGGCACGGTCCTGGCGTTCCGCGAGACCGGTTTCCGGGAGCAGGGCTGGGAGGCCGCGGTGCTCGAGCAGCAGTACCGCGAGCACGTCACCGGCTGGGACCACTTCCTGCCCCGCCTGGCCCCCTACGCCGTGACGCTCCAGGTGCGGCCGTGA
- a CDS encoding glycosyltransferase, with the protein MSMKILFSTSPAFGHFIPLLPLARALRAQGDTVAVLSAEILRPAVEPEGFTFLAAGVPMDVALAESIRRTGHSAADDPEPEGVAGLFAGALLDFAADEALRVAAEFAPDLIVNEFTDFVGPLVAESLGVPSVTMTFGPLLPSIYTDAMTRTVASRYTDRGLTPPATTPSGRLLLDVCPPQFQFEGATPPIESVLLRPEAHRVPGLSVSPTGPSHRSRVLVTFGTVFTEVDVLQPILTALADVDVDLLVTLGLFAKPEQFDVNPERVEFTPFVPLAQLLDGVAAVVSHGGAGTTLGTLSRGVPMVIVPQGADQFLQADRIVASGAGLALPVGAAEPAAVADALRRVLAEESFAAKAREVQAGIAAMPSPEEIAAHLRTIVRP; encoded by the coding sequence ATGAGTATGAAGATCCTCTTCTCAACGTCGCCGGCCTTCGGGCATTTCATCCCGCTTTTGCCGTTGGCGCGGGCGTTACGGGCACAGGGCGACACGGTGGCGGTGCTATCGGCGGAGATCCTGCGTCCCGCCGTCGAACCCGAGGGGTTCACGTTCCTGGCCGCCGGCGTCCCGATGGACGTGGCGCTGGCCGAGTCGATCCGCCGCACCGGCCACAGTGCCGCCGACGACCCGGAGCCCGAGGGCGTCGCCGGGCTCTTCGCCGGTGCCCTCCTCGACTTCGCCGCCGACGAGGCGTTGCGCGTCGCGGCCGAGTTCGCGCCCGACCTGATCGTCAACGAGTTCACCGACTTCGTCGGCCCGCTGGTCGCCGAGTCGCTCGGCGTCCCGTCGGTCACGATGACGTTCGGCCCGCTGCTGCCGTCGATCTACACCGACGCGATGACCCGGACGGTGGCGTCCCGCTACACCGACCGCGGGCTCACGCCGCCGGCCACCACCCCGTCGGGCCGGTTGCTGCTCGACGTGTGCCCGCCGCAGTTCCAGTTCGAGGGGGCGACGCCGCCGATCGAGTCGGTGCTGCTGCGCCCCGAGGCGCACCGCGTGCCGGGCCTCTCGGTGTCGCCGACCGGGCCGTCGCACCGGTCCCGGGTGCTCGTCACGTTCGGCACGGTCTTCACCGAGGTGGACGTCCTGCAGCCGATCCTCACCGCGCTCGCCGACGTCGACGTGGATCTGCTGGTGACGCTCGGCCTGTTCGCCAAGCCCGAACAGTTCGACGTAAACCCCGAGCGGGTGGAGTTCACCCCGTTCGTGCCGCTCGCGCAGCTGCTCGACGGCGTCGCGGCCGTGGTCAGCCACGGTGGGGCGGGCACGACGCTCGGCACGCTCTCGCGCGGGGTGCCGATGGTGATCGTGCCGCAGGGGGCCGACCAGTTCCTCCAGGCCGATCGGATCGTCGCGTCCGGTGCCGGCCTCGCGCTGCCGGTGGGGGCCGCGGAGCCCGCGGCCGTCGCCGACGCGCTGCGCCGGGTGCTGGCCGAGGAGTCGTTCGCCGCGAAGGCGCGTGAGGTGCAGGCGGGGATCGCGGCGATGCCGTCGCCGGAGGAGATCGCGGCGCACCTGCGCACGATCGTCCGGCCCTAG
- a CDS encoding ArsR/SmtB family transcription factor, whose product MTSLAAVDDDLWSAIGDPTRRRMLDLLLADGGGTATSLGHRLPVTRQAVAKHLGVLDRAGLVRSTPAGRERRYRVDDAQLARAVAQLTAVGTAWDARLHRIKQIAEAIQRGATDTED is encoded by the coding sequence GTGACGTCGCTCGCGGCGGTCGACGACGACCTGTGGTCGGCGATCGGGGACCCCACCCGGCGCCGGATGCTCGACCTGCTGCTCGCCGACGGGGGCGGCACCGCCACCTCACTCGGCCACCGGCTGCCGGTGACCCGCCAGGCGGTCGCCAAGCACCTCGGCGTGCTCGACCGGGCCGGTCTGGTCCGGTCGACCCCGGCCGGCCGGGAACGGCGCTACCGGGTCGACGACGCGCAACTGGCCCGCGCCGTGGCCCAGCTGACCGCGGTCGGGACCGCCTGGGACGCCCGCCTGCACCGGATCAAGCAGATCGCCGAAGCCATTCAGCGCGGCGCAACGGATACGGAGGACTAG
- a CDS encoding SRPBCC family protein, with product MVDILHRVGVHGVPPDEVFEALTTAEQLAGWWTEDTTGDGRAGGRLQFRFPPVGGFDMDVVATRPAARVTWRVADGPAEWIGTTIDWTLRRDGDYTIVLFAHRGWSEPVEFMHHCSTKWATFLLSLKARLETGRGAPAPGDVAISDWH from the coding sequence ATGGTCGACATCCTGCACCGCGTCGGGGTCCACGGCGTGCCCCCGGACGAGGTGTTCGAGGCCCTCACCACGGCGGAGCAGCTCGCCGGTTGGTGGACCGAGGACACGACCGGCGACGGCCGGGCGGGTGGCCGGCTGCAGTTCCGCTTCCCGCCGGTCGGCGGCTTCGACATGGACGTCGTGGCGACCCGCCCGGCCGCCCGGGTGACCTGGCGGGTCGCCGACGGCCCCGCGGAGTGGATCGGCACCACGATCGACTGGACGCTCCGCCGGGACGGCGACTACACGATCGTCCTGTTCGCCCATCGCGGCTGGTCCGAGCCGGTCGAGTTCATGCACCACTGCAGCACCAAGTGGGCGACGTTCCTGCTCAGCCTCAAGGCCCGGCTCGAGACCGGCCGGGGTGCACCGGCGCCGGGCGACGTGGCGATCAGCGACTGGCACTGA
- a CDS encoding LysR family transcriptional regulator: protein MPVSSPNLDANLAVALDALLAECSVTLAAARLRTSPAAMSRTLARLRRVLRDPLLVRAGQTMVLTPRAEALRDEAAAVVGRLEALLAPGGDVDPAALVRTFTVQASDLVGAALAPGLLGPARSRAPGVSLRVLTEDGEAGPALRDGRVDLEIGAVDHSDPETRIEELVTLRFAAGVRAGHPLGQGPVTPARLAEADHVVVSRRGHFSGPLDAALAGHGLTRRVTAVLPGHLAAMALAAASDVVCLVPVARPGEPPTPITDAARALGLDLVEIPVTLPPLTISMAWHPRHSADGAHQWLRDAVRRALRPASPRGAGSVP from the coding sequence ATGCCTGTGAGCAGCCCGAACCTGGACGCCAACCTCGCCGTCGCGCTCGATGCTCTACTGGCCGAGTGCAGCGTGACCCTGGCCGCCGCCCGCCTGCGTACCTCGCCGGCGGCGATGAGCCGCACGCTGGCCCGGCTCCGGCGGGTGCTGCGTGATCCGCTGCTGGTCCGGGCCGGTCAGACGATGGTGCTCACGCCCCGGGCCGAGGCGCTGCGGGACGAGGCCGCGGCGGTGGTGGGCCGGCTGGAGGCCCTCCTCGCCCCCGGCGGCGACGTCGACCCCGCCGCGCTGGTGCGCACGTTCACCGTCCAGGCGTCCGATCTGGTCGGTGCGGCGCTGGCGCCGGGGCTGCTCGGGCCGGCCCGGAGCCGGGCGCCGGGCGTGTCGCTGCGGGTGCTGACCGAGGACGGGGAGGCCGGCCCGGCGCTGCGCGACGGCCGGGTCGACCTCGAGATCGGCGCGGTCGACCACTCCGATCCGGAGACCCGGATCGAGGAGCTGGTCACGCTCCGGTTCGCGGCCGGCGTCCGGGCCGGGCACCCGCTCGGCCAGGGGCCCGTCACCCCCGCGCGGCTGGCCGAGGCCGACCACGTGGTGGTCAGCCGTCGCGGGCACTTCAGCGGCCCGCTCGACGCCGCGCTGGCCGGGCACGGGCTCACCCGGCGGGTCACCGCCGTCCTGCCCGGACACCTGGCCGCGATGGCGCTGGCCGCGGCGAGCGACGTGGTGTGCCTGGTGCCGGTCGCGCGGCCGGGCGAACCGCCGACCCCGATCACCGACGCCGCCCGGGCGCTGGGGCTGGACCTGGTGGAGATCCCGGTGACCCTGCCGCCGCTGACGATCAGCATGGCCTGGCACCCGCGCCACTCGGCCGACGGCGCCCACCAGTGGCTGCGCGACGCCGTACGCCGGGCGCTCCGACCGGCGTCACCGCGCGGCGCCGGGTCAGTACCATGA
- a CDS encoding MarR family winged helix-turn-helix transcriptional regulator, whose protein sequence is MSSRSGADLALLLLGSYRNLVDEVTRELAARGYPDSRPSHEYAMRAIRAGADNASELGRRLAITKQAAAKTIAVLLDRGYVTAEAHPDDARRKHVQITEHGLALMRAGEAIFDEVRARWADRLGVEELERLEAQLAQFVGDSPIRLDAPGWAAQEL, encoded by the coding sequence ATGTCCTCTCGCTCGGGCGCCGACCTCGCCTTGCTGCTGCTGGGCAGCTACCGCAACCTCGTGGACGAGGTGACCAGGGAGCTGGCCGCCCGCGGCTATCCCGACTCACGCCCGTCGCACGAGTACGCGATGCGCGCGATCCGGGCCGGCGCCGACAACGCCTCGGAGCTCGGCCGCCGGCTCGCGATCACCAAGCAGGCCGCCGCGAAGACGATCGCGGTACTCCTCGACCGCGGCTACGTCACCGCCGAGGCCCACCCGGACGACGCCCGGCGCAAGCACGTCCAGATCACCGAGCACGGGCTGGCGCTGATGCGTGCGGGCGAGGCGATCTTCGACGAGGTGCGGGCCCGCTGGGCGGACCGCCTGGGCGTCGAGGAGCTCGAGCGCCTGGAGGCCCAGCTCGCCCAGTTCGTCGGCGACTCCCCGATCCGCCTGGACGCCCCGGGCTGGGCCGCCCAGGAACTCTGA
- a CDS encoding alpha/beta fold hydrolase, with protein sequence MAATLDGVTHHTAGALHYVSAGTTGSPILLVHGWPETWWAFRGVIPLLAAHHRVFAVDLRGFGDSEADPGGDHDVATLAEDLHRLVAHLGVGPVHMTGQDVTGGPVFRFAATHPGDVLSVTAVETTLPGYGLERLADVLNGGSWHVGFLAAPGIAELFLAGRERTMIDWAVDLMTAVPGAVTEADLDEFVRTYSRPGGWRGTQGLYRSLLDDAARTRALAESQPLTMPVLAVDGINAPLTETTMRQVTRGDVRAVTIPGVGHLVAQEAPAAFAATVHEFVGSVDRNR encoded by the coding sequence ATGGCGGCGACACTCGACGGCGTCACGCACCACACCGCGGGCGCCCTGCACTACGTCTCGGCCGGGACGACCGGCTCGCCGATCCTGCTCGTGCACGGCTGGCCCGAGACCTGGTGGGCCTTCCGCGGGGTCATCCCGCTGCTGGCCGCCCACCACCGGGTGTTCGCGGTGGACCTGCGGGGCTTCGGCGACTCCGAGGCCGACCCCGGGGGTGATCACGACGTCGCCACCCTCGCCGAGGACCTGCACCGGCTGGTGGCCCACTTAGGCGTGGGTCCGGTGCACATGACCGGCCAGGACGTCACCGGAGGCCCGGTGTTCCGGTTCGCCGCCACGCACCCCGGGGACGTCCTCAGTGTCACCGCCGTCGAGACGACGCTCCCCGGGTACGGCCTGGAGAGGCTGGCCGACGTGCTCAACGGCGGCTCCTGGCACGTCGGGTTCCTCGCCGCTCCCGGGATCGCCGAGCTGTTCCTGGCCGGCCGGGAACGCACGATGATCGACTGGGCCGTCGACCTGATGACCGCGGTTCCGGGAGCGGTGACCGAGGCCGACCTCGACGAGTTCGTCCGGACCTACTCGCGCCCCGGCGGCTGGCGGGGCACCCAGGGGCTCTACCGCTCCTTGTTGGACGACGCCGCCCGCACCCGCGCGCTCGCCGAGTCGCAGCCGCTGACGATGCCGGTGCTCGCCGTCGACGGGATCAACGCGCCGCTCACCGAGACGACGATGCGCCAGGTCACGCGGGGTGACGTCCGCGCGGTCACGATCCCCGGCGTCGGACACCTCGTCGCGCAGGAGGCTCCGGCCGCGTTCGCCGCGACCGTCCACGAGTTCGTCGGGAGCGTCGACCGGAACCGGTGA
- a CDS encoding RNA polymerase subunit sigma-70, whose translation MTDRDGFAAETGRYRRELLAHCYRMVGSAHDAEDLVQETYLRAWRAYAGFEGRASVRSWLHRIATNVCLTAVEPRVIRLLPSGLAGPSADPTRPPRPVDAAWLEPFPDAWISAPADDPAAVVVRRETLRLALIAGLQHLPARQRAILLLREVLAFSAAETAEILGTTTAAVKSGLQRARARLDELDPQPDDLLEPTDPRARALLDGYIAAFERSDANLLERVLRTDATLEATPFADWQAGRDHCVGLLERYVLGSPGDWRMIPTTANGQPAAVHHRGAPDGVVVLSPTATGVSRVVKFHEPALVTMFP comes from the coding sequence GTGACCGATCGGGACGGGTTCGCGGCCGAGACCGGGCGCTACCGCCGGGAGTTGCTGGCGCACTGCTACCGGATGGTCGGCTCGGCGCACGACGCCGAGGATCTGGTGCAGGAGACCTACCTGCGGGCCTGGCGTGCGTACGCCGGCTTCGAGGGCCGCGCGTCGGTCCGGTCCTGGCTCCACCGGATCGCCACGAACGTCTGCCTGACGGCCGTGGAGCCGCGCGTGATCCGCCTGCTGCCCTCCGGTCTCGCCGGGCCGTCCGCCGATCCCACCCGGCCGCCCCGCCCGGTGGACGCCGCGTGGCTGGAGCCGTTCCCGGACGCCTGGATCTCCGCACCGGCTGACGACCCGGCCGCCGTGGTGGTCCGGCGCGAGACGCTGCGGCTGGCGCTGATCGCCGGCCTGCAGCACCTGCCCGCCCGTCAGCGCGCGATTCTCCTGCTGCGCGAGGTGCTGGCGTTCTCCGCCGCCGAGACCGCGGAGATCCTCGGCACCACCACCGCGGCGGTCAAGAGCGGGCTGCAGCGCGCCCGGGCCCGGCTGGACGAACTGGACCCGCAGCCGGACGACCTGCTCGAACCGACCGACCCGCGGGCCCGCGCGCTGCTCGACGGCTACATCGCGGCCTTCGAGCGGTCCGACGCGAACCTGCTGGAGCGCGTGCTGCGTACCGACGCCACGCTGGAGGCGACGCCGTTCGCCGACTGGCAGGCCGGCCGGGACCACTGTGTCGGCCTGCTCGAGCGCTACGTCCTGGGGAGCCCTGGCGACTGGCGGATGATCCCCACCACGGCCAACGGCCAGCCCGCCGCCGTCCATCACCGCGGCGCGCCCGACGGCGTGGTGGTGCTCTCCCCCACCGCCACCGGCGTCTCGCGCGTCGTGAAGTTCCACGAGCCCGCGCTGGTGACGATGTTCCCCTGA
- a CDS encoding EstA family serine hydrolase, with translation MTEVHGHVDNRFSAVSDALAKNLADGVEVGASLVVDIGGETVVDIWGGHRDAARTRPWTEDTIVTVWSSTKTVTSLAALMLVDRGLLDPYERVARYWPEFAANGKDAVEVRHLLSHTSGVSAWEQPFAAEDSFDLAASTAKLAAQPAWWEPGTASGYHASNFGHLVGELVRRVSGRSLTDFVAEEIAGPAGADFQLGARPADHGRIATMLSPEAAPPAELPPPDPGSVFTKTLMGSFQDPAIANTPEWLAAENGACNGHGNARSVARIVSALALGGVTGGVRLLHPETIELIFDEQAHGPDLFLGIPLRWGIGYALPEPEGTPFVPAGRVCFWGGWGGSLIIVDVERRMTISYMMNQMQPGIIGSPVSAAYCDVITACAAGA, from the coding sequence ATGACCGAGGTGCACGGACACGTCGACAACCGCTTCTCCGCCGTGAGCGACGCACTGGCCAAGAACCTGGCCGACGGCGTCGAGGTGGGCGCGAGCCTCGTCGTCGACATCGGCGGGGAGACCGTCGTCGACATCTGGGGCGGGCACCGGGACGCGGCGCGCACCCGGCCGTGGACCGAGGACACGATCGTCACCGTCTGGTCCTCGACCAAGACCGTGACGAGCCTGGCCGCGCTGATGCTCGTCGACCGGGGCCTGCTCGACCCCTACGAGCGGGTCGCCCGCTACTGGCCGGAGTTCGCCGCCAACGGCAAGGACGCGGTCGAGGTACGTCACCTGCTCAGCCACACCTCCGGCGTCTCGGCCTGGGAGCAGCCGTTCGCGGCCGAGGACAGCTTCGACCTGGCCGCGTCCACCGCCAAGCTCGCCGCCCAGCCGGCCTGGTGGGAGCCCGGCACCGCGAGCGGCTACCACGCCAGCAACTTCGGACACCTGGTCGGAGAGCTGGTGCGCCGGGTGTCCGGGCGCAGCCTGACCGACTTCGTCGCCGAGGAGATCGCCGGCCCGGCCGGGGCCGACTTCCAGCTCGGCGCCCGCCCGGCGGACCACGGCCGGATCGCCACGATGCTGTCACCGGAAGCGGCCCCGCCGGCCGAGCTGCCCCCTCCCGACCCCGGCAGCGTCTTCACCAAGACCCTGATGGGCTCGTTCCAGGACCCCGCGATCGCCAACACCCCGGAGTGGCTCGCGGCCGAGAACGGCGCCTGCAACGGCCACGGCAACGCCCGGTCGGTGGCCCGGATCGTGTCCGCGCTGGCGCTGGGCGGTGTCACCGGCGGCGTGCGGTTGCTGCACCCCGAGACCATCGAGCTGATCTTCGACGAGCAGGCCCACGGCCCGGATCTCTTCCTGGGGATCCCGCTGCGCTGGGGTATCGGGTACGCGCTCCCGGAGCCCGAGGGCACGCCGTTCGTCCCGGCGGGCCGGGTGTGCTTCTGGGGCGGGTGGGGCGGTTCGCTGATCATCGTGGACGTCGAGCGCCGGATGACGATCAGCTACATGATGAACCAGATGCAGCCCGGCATCATCGGCTCCCCGGTGTCCGCCGCCTACTGCGACGTCATCACCGCCTGCGCCGCCGGAGCCTGA
- a CDS encoding zinc-binding dehydrogenase: MNTPPTMRALRQMSLDGPQALRLVPDAPVPGPGPGEVLIRVSAAGVNFRDVMRSREAFPGDPRPPFVAGFEAVGEVVAAGTGVSDPPLGARVTGIGEGAFAEYLALPAAAAVPVPPGWRDRDALGLVVNWPTALAALKPFGRLAAGQTVLIHAAAGGTGQAAVRLAKHYGATVIAAASPGKHDVVSALGADHVLDSSDGDLTGPVRELTGGKGVDLVLESAGGTAFAASLAVATPVTGRVVVYGLAGGDAVLSNRGLVYDHQVHVIGLNLGVLIGRAPRIFGEVMAELSALAAAGVLVPGAPAVHDLAEGPRVLAALEARTTVGKLALVP, translated from the coding sequence ATGAACACTCCCCCCACCATGCGCGCACTCCGGCAGATGTCACTCGACGGCCCGCAGGCGCTCCGGCTGGTCCCCGACGCGCCGGTGCCGGGCCCGGGGCCGGGCGAGGTCCTGATCCGGGTCTCCGCCGCGGGCGTCAACTTCCGCGACGTCATGCGGTCCCGGGAGGCGTTCCCGGGCGATCCGCGTCCGCCGTTCGTGGCCGGCTTCGAGGCGGTCGGCGAGGTCGTCGCGGCCGGCACCGGGGTGAGCGACCCGCCGCTCGGCGCGCGCGTCACCGGGATCGGGGAGGGCGCGTTCGCCGAGTACCTGGCCCTGCCCGCAGCGGCCGCCGTGCCGGTGCCGCCGGGCTGGCGGGACCGGGACGCGCTGGGCCTGGTCGTGAACTGGCCCACCGCGCTGGCCGCACTCAAGCCCTTCGGCCGGCTGGCCGCCGGACAGACCGTGCTGATCCACGCCGCGGCCGGCGGGACCGGCCAGGCCGCGGTCCGCCTCGCCAAGCACTACGGGGCGACGGTGATCGCGGCCGCCTCGCCGGGCAAGCACGACGTAGTGTCGGCCCTGGGCGCCGACCACGTCCTGGACTCGTCCGACGGCGACCTCACCGGGCCGGTGCGCGAGCTGACCGGCGGAAAGGGTGTCGACCTGGTGCTCGAATCGGCCGGCGGTACGGCGTTCGCCGCGAGCCTGGCCGTGGCCACGCCGGTCACCGGCCGGGTCGTCGTCTACGGCCTGGCCGGCGGCGACGCCGTGCTGAGCAACCGGGGCCTGGTCTACGACCACCAGGTGCACGTCATCGGCCTCAACCTCGGGGTGCTGATCGGCCGCGCGCCGCGGATCTTCGGTGAGGTCATGGCGGAACTGTCCGCGCTGGCCGCCGCCGGCGTGCTCGTCCCCGGCGCACCGGCCGTCCACGACCTGGCCGAGGGACCGCGCGTGCTGGCGGCGCTGGAGGCCCGCACGACCGTCGGGAAACTGGCGCTGGTGCCGTGA